Proteins encoded together in one Rhea pennata isolate bPtePen1 chromosome 27, bPtePen1.pri, whole genome shotgun sequence window:
- the KANK3 gene encoding KN motif and ankyrin repeat domain-containing protein 3 isoform X5: protein MAQPAHLNQNLPDLGGPFLYRDQDDGEKSSYSVETPYGFLLDLDFLKYVDDIESGQTLKKVPLPRRAKAARQQPGALRSPSSQASGWTSTESLTSTTSEEGRTTVLLSPRARAPLETREPPSKQVSHPVSPTPALRLLPPPARKCLVQNPRVEKTLLETSRRLEQEQGHLLESGNVIEPGPPSPSQGSSSAGPGGAPVAPSQPPAWVPSGGNGEGQAALSPSLTGSTRMSPSTSGHSTPATGLSAAQLQHVREQMAAALRQLRELEEQVKTIPILEMKICELKQEKEKLLEKLSVEPSEAFRSPSRLPSAGAVSGGELESDAEPAKARVSKIAELRKLTEKLSVSERNGKGSRAAGRPCRSVAVGEDRDMSDAVFYYRSQRPGCSAPAGGERERRDVAVWVLESSLGLPTEAERELELLQHTVGHQKEVIALMEGHLREATRELEELRLEVCARRPRALADKEVTAKPQVAEALVEAAVPTRSQAAGDPVEMADRGVSCSPPTASVGVGCRLEGKDAAVGRAEKGVQADGGAAEPDRGAADAGGGRRHPEERGATEPEPGRKEGAGPGIPAAPETGHEDAAAGDGGAPPSPAAGALKSIMKKRDGATGRSEAEGSKKSLQFVGVLNGEYESTSSEEEEDEEEEDEGDSSSEKLSADSSGSDAQDDADTSDEGGESDAGSPEQGDGDGASVPEPAEVKEKFELSPRMREACLIVKSHLGHPGAAKSKEALASSSLVLQEWFRVSSQKSSVPDTVANHLLAFAEVSPALLAHVVNLADGNGNTALHYSVSHSNFHIVRLLLDTGVCNVDHQNKAGYTALMLAALAAVEQEEDMNVVRRLFSMGNVNAKASQAGQTALMLAVSHGRQEMVEALLACGADVNLQDEEGSTALMCACEHGRVETVKLLLAQPTCNISIVDSDGNNAVAIALEAGHSNIAVLLYAHLNSTKTQPPQGMSPTGTKSPGNPKKPN, encoded by the exons ATGGCTCAGCCCGCGCACCTGAACCAGAACCTCCCAG ATCTCGGGGGCCCGTTCTTGTACAGGGACCAGGACGATGGGGAGAAGAGCTCGTATTCGGTGGAAACCCCCTACGGCTTCCTCTTGGATCTggattttctgaaatatgtcGATGACATCGAAAGCGGCCAAACGCTCAAGAAAGTGCCGCTGCCTCGGAGGGCGAAGGCGGCCAGGCAGCAGCCCGGCGCCCTGCGCAGCCCCAGCAGCCAGGCCAGCGGCTGGACGTCCACCGAGTCCCTCACCTCCACGACCAGCGAGGAGGGGAGGACCACGGTCCTGCTGTCGCCACGTGCCCGGGCGCCCCTGGAGACTCGGGAGCCCCCGAGCAAACAAGTCTCCCACCCTGTGTCTCCGACGCCGGCGCTACGGCTGCTCCCCCCGCCTGCCCGCAAGTGCCTCGTGCAAAACCCCCGGGTGGAGAAGACCTTGCTGGAGACgagcagaaggctggagcaggagcagggccaTTTGCTGGAAAGCGGGAACGTCATCGAGCCCGGACCACCTAGTCCctcccagggcagcagctcggccggccccggcggggcgcccgTTGCCCCAAGCCAGCCGCCCGCGTGGGTCCCCTCCGGCGGGAACGGCGAGGGCCAGGCCGCGCTGAGCCCCTCGCTCACGGGCTCCACCAGGATGAGCCCCTCCACCTCGGGGCACAGCACGCCGGCCACGGGGCTCAGCGCCGCGCAGCTGCAGCACGTGCGGGAGCAGATGGCCGCTGCTCTCCGGCAGCTCCgggagctggaggagcaggTGAAGACCATCCCCATCCTGGAGATGAAGATCTGCGAACtcaagcaggagaaggagaagctgCTGGAGAAGCTGTCCGTGGAGCCCAGCGAGGCTTTCCGCTCGCCCTCGCGGCTGCCCAGCGCCGGGGCGGTCAGCGGGGGCGAGCTGGAGAGCGACGCGGAGCCGGCCAAGGCGCGAGTGAGTAAAATCGCGGAGCTGAGGAAGCTCACGGAGAAGCTGTCCGTGTCGGAGCGGAACGGAAAAGGCAGTCGGGCCGCCGGGAGGCCGTGCCGCTCCGTGGCCGTGGGCGAGGACCGGGACATGAGCGACGCCGTCTTCTACTACCGGTCGCAGCGGCCGGGCTGCTCGGCGCCGGCcggaggggagagggagaggagggacgTCGCGGTGTGGGTGCTGGAGTCCTCGCTGGGGCTCCCCACCGAGGCCGagagggagctggagctgctgcagcacacgGTCGGCCACCAAAAGGAGGTGATCGCCCTGATGGAGGGCCACCTGCGGGAGGCCACGCgggagctggaggagctgcgGCTGGAGGTGTgcgcccgccggccgcgggcgctCGCGGACAAGGAGGTCACGGCCAAGCCGCAGGTGGCCGAAGCGCTCGTGGAGGCGGCGGTGCCGACGCGGAGCCAGGCCGCCGGCGACCCCGTGGAGATGGCGGACCGGGGCGTGAGCTGCTCGCCGCCGACCGCCTCCGTCGGAGTCGGGTGCCGCCTCGAAGGGAAGGACGCGGCGGTGGGACGCGCGGAGAAGGGCGTCCAGGCCGACGGAGGGGCCGCGGAGCCGGACCGCGGCGCGGCCGACGCCGGAGGCGGCCGGAGACATCCCGAAGAGCGCGGTGCCACCGAGCCGGAGCCGGGAAGGAAGgagggcgccgggccgggcatCCCGGCGGCGCCGGAGACGGGCCACGAGGATGCGGCGGCGGGGGACGGCGGagccccccccagcccggcgGCCG gAGCCCTCAAGTCCATCATGAAGAAGCGGGACGGCGCCACGGGCAGGAGCGAGGCCGAAGGCAGCAAGAAGAGCCTGCAGTTCGTCGGGGTGCTGAACGGCGA GTACGAGAGCACATccagcgaggaggaggaggacgaggaggaggaggacgaaGGAGACAGCTCCTCCGAGAAGCTCTCGGCCGACAGCTCCGGCAGCGACGCGCAGGACGACGCGGACACCTCGGACGAGGGGGGCGAGAGCGACGCGGGCAGCCCGGAgcagggggacggggacggcgCCTCCGTGCCGGAGCCCGCCGAGGTGAAGGAGAA GTTCGAGCTGAGCCCCCGAATGCGGGAGGCCTGTCTCATCGTCAAGAGCCACCTGGGCCACCCCGGCGCAGCCAAGAGCAAAGAGGCG CtcgccagcagcagcctggtgcTCCAGGAGTGGTTCCGCGTGTCCAGCCAGAAGTCATCCGTCCCCGACACCGTCGCCAACCACCTCCTGGCCTTCGCCGAGGTCTCGCCGGCCCTCCTGGCCCACGTGGTCAACCTGGCGGATGGGAACGGCAACACGGCTCTGCACTACAGCGTCTCCCACTCCAACTTCCACATTGTGCGGCTGCTGCTGGACACCG GGGTCTGTAACGTGGACCACCAGAACAAAGCCGGCTACACAGCCCTCATGCTGGCGGCGCTGGCAGCGGTCGAGCAGGAGGAGGACATGAACGTGGTCAGGAGACTCTTCAGCATGGGCAACGTCAACGCCAAGGCGAGCCAG GCCGGCCAGACGGCGCTCATGCTGGCCGTCAGCCACGGCCGGCAGGAGATGGTGGAAGCCCTGCTCGCGTGCGGAGCTGATGTGAACCTGCAGGACGAGGAGGGCTCGACCGCGCTGATGTGCGCCTGCGAGCACGGCCGCGTGGAGACGGTGAAGCTGCTCCTGGCTCAGCCCACCTGCAACATCTCCATCGTGGACAGC GATGGTAACAACGCTGTTGCCATCGCGCTGGAGGCCGGCCACAGCAACATCGCCGTGCTCCTGTACGCCCACCTCAACAGCACGAAGACACAGCCACCG cagggGATGTCACCAACAGGCACCAAAAGTCCTGGGAATCCAAAGAAACCAAATTAG
- the KANK3 gene encoding KN motif and ankyrin repeat domain-containing protein 3 isoform X4: MDSLLTVEGPPVGGVGVPGQKMAQPAHLNQNLPDLGGPFLYRDQDDGEKSSYSVETPYGFLLDLDFLKYVDDIESGQTLKKVPLPRRAKAARQQPGALRSPSSQASGWTSTESLTSTTSEEGRTTVLLSPRARAPLETREPPSKQVSHPVSPTPALRLLPPPARKCLVQNPRVEKTLLETSRRLEQEQGHLLESGNVIEPGPPSPSQGSSSAGPGGAPVAPSQPPAWVPSGGNGEGQAALSPSLTGSTRMSPSTSGHSTPATGLSAAQLQHVREQMAAALRQLRELEEQVKTIPILEMKICELKQEKEKLLEKLSVEPSEAFRSPSRLPSAGAVSGGELESDAEPAKARVSKIAELRKLTEKLSVSERNGKGSRAAGRPCRSVAVGEDRDMSDAVFYYRSQRPGCSAPAGGERERRDVAVWVLESSLGLPTEAERELELLQHTVGHQKEVIALMEGHLREATRELEELRLEVCARRPRALADKEVTAKPQVAEALVEAAVPTRSQAAGDPVEMADRGVSCSPPTASVGVGCRLEGKDAAVGRAEKGVQADGGAAEPDRGAADAGGGRRHPEERGATEPEPGRKEGAGPGIPAAPETGHEDAAAGDGGAPPSPAAGALKSIMKKRDGATGRSEAEGSKKSLQFVGVLNGEYESTSSEEEEDEEEEDEGDSSSEKLSADSSGSDAQDDADTSDEGGESDAGSPEQGDGDGASVPEPAEVKEKFELSPRMREACLIVKSHLGHPGAAKSKEALASSSLVLQEWFRVSSQKSSVPDTVANHLLAFAEVSPALLAHVVNLADGNGNTALHYSVSHSNFHIVRLLLDTGVCNVDHQNKAGYTALMLAALAAVEQEEDMNVVRRLFSMGNVNAKASQAGQTALMLAVSHGRQEMVEALLACGADVNLQDEEGSTALMCACEHGRVETVKLLLAQPTCNISIVDSDGNNAVAIALEAGHSNIAVLLYAHLNSTKTQPPQGMSPTGTKSPGNPKKPN; encoded by the exons GTTGAGGGTCCCCCGGTCGGCGGCGTTGGCGTCCCCGGGCAGAAGATGGCTCAGCCCGCGCACCTGAACCAGAACCTCCCAG ATCTCGGGGGCCCGTTCTTGTACAGGGACCAGGACGATGGGGAGAAGAGCTCGTATTCGGTGGAAACCCCCTACGGCTTCCTCTTGGATCTggattttctgaaatatgtcGATGACATCGAAAGCGGCCAAACGCTCAAGAAAGTGCCGCTGCCTCGGAGGGCGAAGGCGGCCAGGCAGCAGCCCGGCGCCCTGCGCAGCCCCAGCAGCCAGGCCAGCGGCTGGACGTCCACCGAGTCCCTCACCTCCACGACCAGCGAGGAGGGGAGGACCACGGTCCTGCTGTCGCCACGTGCCCGGGCGCCCCTGGAGACTCGGGAGCCCCCGAGCAAACAAGTCTCCCACCCTGTGTCTCCGACGCCGGCGCTACGGCTGCTCCCCCCGCCTGCCCGCAAGTGCCTCGTGCAAAACCCCCGGGTGGAGAAGACCTTGCTGGAGACgagcagaaggctggagcaggagcagggccaTTTGCTGGAAAGCGGGAACGTCATCGAGCCCGGACCACCTAGTCCctcccagggcagcagctcggccggccccggcggggcgcccgTTGCCCCAAGCCAGCCGCCCGCGTGGGTCCCCTCCGGCGGGAACGGCGAGGGCCAGGCCGCGCTGAGCCCCTCGCTCACGGGCTCCACCAGGATGAGCCCCTCCACCTCGGGGCACAGCACGCCGGCCACGGGGCTCAGCGCCGCGCAGCTGCAGCACGTGCGGGAGCAGATGGCCGCTGCTCTCCGGCAGCTCCgggagctggaggagcaggTGAAGACCATCCCCATCCTGGAGATGAAGATCTGCGAACtcaagcaggagaaggagaagctgCTGGAGAAGCTGTCCGTGGAGCCCAGCGAGGCTTTCCGCTCGCCCTCGCGGCTGCCCAGCGCCGGGGCGGTCAGCGGGGGCGAGCTGGAGAGCGACGCGGAGCCGGCCAAGGCGCGAGTGAGTAAAATCGCGGAGCTGAGGAAGCTCACGGAGAAGCTGTCCGTGTCGGAGCGGAACGGAAAAGGCAGTCGGGCCGCCGGGAGGCCGTGCCGCTCCGTGGCCGTGGGCGAGGACCGGGACATGAGCGACGCCGTCTTCTACTACCGGTCGCAGCGGCCGGGCTGCTCGGCGCCGGCcggaggggagagggagaggagggacgTCGCGGTGTGGGTGCTGGAGTCCTCGCTGGGGCTCCCCACCGAGGCCGagagggagctggagctgctgcagcacacgGTCGGCCACCAAAAGGAGGTGATCGCCCTGATGGAGGGCCACCTGCGGGAGGCCACGCgggagctggaggagctgcgGCTGGAGGTGTgcgcccgccggccgcgggcgctCGCGGACAAGGAGGTCACGGCCAAGCCGCAGGTGGCCGAAGCGCTCGTGGAGGCGGCGGTGCCGACGCGGAGCCAGGCCGCCGGCGACCCCGTGGAGATGGCGGACCGGGGCGTGAGCTGCTCGCCGCCGACCGCCTCCGTCGGAGTCGGGTGCCGCCTCGAAGGGAAGGACGCGGCGGTGGGACGCGCGGAGAAGGGCGTCCAGGCCGACGGAGGGGCCGCGGAGCCGGACCGCGGCGCGGCCGACGCCGGAGGCGGCCGGAGACATCCCGAAGAGCGCGGTGCCACCGAGCCGGAGCCGGGAAGGAAGgagggcgccgggccgggcatCCCGGCGGCGCCGGAGACGGGCCACGAGGATGCGGCGGCGGGGGACGGCGGagccccccccagcccggcgGCCG gAGCCCTCAAGTCCATCATGAAGAAGCGGGACGGCGCCACGGGCAGGAGCGAGGCCGAAGGCAGCAAGAAGAGCCTGCAGTTCGTCGGGGTGCTGAACGGCGA GTACGAGAGCACATccagcgaggaggaggaggacgaggaggaggaggacgaaGGAGACAGCTCCTCCGAGAAGCTCTCGGCCGACAGCTCCGGCAGCGACGCGCAGGACGACGCGGACACCTCGGACGAGGGGGGCGAGAGCGACGCGGGCAGCCCGGAgcagggggacggggacggcgCCTCCGTGCCGGAGCCCGCCGAGGTGAAGGAGAA GTTCGAGCTGAGCCCCCGAATGCGGGAGGCCTGTCTCATCGTCAAGAGCCACCTGGGCCACCCCGGCGCAGCCAAGAGCAAAGAGGCG CtcgccagcagcagcctggtgcTCCAGGAGTGGTTCCGCGTGTCCAGCCAGAAGTCATCCGTCCCCGACACCGTCGCCAACCACCTCCTGGCCTTCGCCGAGGTCTCGCCGGCCCTCCTGGCCCACGTGGTCAACCTGGCGGATGGGAACGGCAACACGGCTCTGCACTACAGCGTCTCCCACTCCAACTTCCACATTGTGCGGCTGCTGCTGGACACCG GGGTCTGTAACGTGGACCACCAGAACAAAGCCGGCTACACAGCCCTCATGCTGGCGGCGCTGGCAGCGGTCGAGCAGGAGGAGGACATGAACGTGGTCAGGAGACTCTTCAGCATGGGCAACGTCAACGCCAAGGCGAGCCAG GCCGGCCAGACGGCGCTCATGCTGGCCGTCAGCCACGGCCGGCAGGAGATGGTGGAAGCCCTGCTCGCGTGCGGAGCTGATGTGAACCTGCAGGACGAGGAGGGCTCGACCGCGCTGATGTGCGCCTGCGAGCACGGCCGCGTGGAGACGGTGAAGCTGCTCCTGGCTCAGCCCACCTGCAACATCTCCATCGTGGACAGC GATGGTAACAACGCTGTTGCCATCGCGCTGGAGGCCGGCCACAGCAACATCGCCGTGCTCCTGTACGCCCACCTCAACAGCACGAAGACACAGCCACCG cagggGATGTCACCAACAGGCACCAAAAGTCCTGGGAATCCAAAGAAACCAAATTAG